A window from Festucalex cinctus isolate MCC-2025b chromosome 12, RoL_Fcin_1.0, whole genome shotgun sequence encodes these proteins:
- the htr1b gene encoding 5-hydroxytryptamine receptor 1B — protein MEGAGQVEPTQLPANASNISQPEDASEAGWSAHGSLAYQIGLASLLSAITLATSLSNAFVIATISQSKKLQTPANFLIASLAVTDLLVSILVMPVCVLYTVTHEWTLGQVVCDVWLSSDITCCTASILHLCVIALDRYWAITDAVEYSKKRTPGRAAGMVATAWVIAISISLPPLFWRQVKADELTSCSVNTDHIFYTIYSTFGAFYIPTLLLIVLYGRIYVEARKRILKQSPKKKKKAAGKRLTSAYLATGSPGSNASTSPLQGGRHDAPSSDTNSSTSDNQVKVTLSDAALEKKRISAARERKATKTLGIILGAYIVCWLPFFIYTLVVAVCDACVIPELFDFFTWLGYLNSLINPIIYTMSNEDFKKAFHKLVRFRCCRG, from the coding sequence ATGGAGGGCGCCGGTCAAGTGGAGCCCACCCAGCTGCCGGCGAACGCCTCCAACATCAGCCAGCCCGAGGATGCGTCCGAGGCGGGCTGGAGCGCGCACGGCAGCCTCGCCTACCAGATCGGCCTGGCGTCGCTCCTTTCCGCCATCACGTTGGCCACCAGCCTGTCCAACGCCTTCGTGATCGCCACCATCTCCCAGTCCAAGAAGCTGCAGACGCCCGCCAACTTCCTCATCGCCTCGTTGGCCGTCACCGACCTGCTGGTGTCCATCCTCGTCATGCCCGTGTGCGTCCTCTACACGGTCACCCACGAGTGGACGCTCGGCCAGGTGGTGTGCGACGTGTGGCTGTCGTCGGACATCACCTGCTGCACGGCGTCCATCCTCCACCTGTGCGTCATCGCGCTGGACCGCTACTGGGCCATCACGGACGCGGTGGAGTACTCCAAAAAGCGCACGCCGGGGCGCGCGGCCGGCATGGTGGCCACCGCCTGGGTGATCGCCATCTCCATCTCTCTGCCGCCGCTCTTCTGGAGGCAGGTCAAAGCGGACGAGTTGACCAGCTGCAGCGTCAACACGGACCACATCTTCTACACCATCTACTCCACCTTCGGCGCCTTTTACATCCCCACCCTGCTGCTCATCGTCCTCTACGGGCGCATCTACGTGGAGGCGCGCAAACGCATCCTCAAGCAGTcgcccaagaagaagaagaaggcggcGGGGAAGAGGCTGACCTCGGCGTATTTGGCCACGGGCTCCCCCGGATCCAACGCCTCCACCAGCCCCTTGCAGGGCGGCAGGCACGACGCGCCGTCCAGCGACACCAACTCGTCCACCAGCGACAACCAGGTGAAGGTGACTCTGTCGGACGCGGCGCTGGAGAAGAAGCGCATCTCGGCGGCGAGGGAGAGGAAGGCCACCAAGACGCTGGGCATCATTCTGGGCGCGTACATCGTGTGCTGGCTGCCCTTTTTCATCTACACGCTGGTGGTGGCCGTATGCGACGCCTGCGTCATCCCCGAGCTCTTTGACTTCTTCACCTGGCTCGGCTACCTGAACTCGCTCATCAACCCCATCATTTACACCATGTCCAACGAGGACTTCAAGAAAGCGTTCCACAAACTGGTGCGTTTCAGATGCTGCAGGGGCTGA